In Sporosarcina psychrophila, a genomic segment contains:
- a CDS encoding TetR/AcrR family transcriptional regulator, with protein MDRRQEILEGAAKSFSLFGYKATTMDQVAKIANVGKGTIYTFFSNKEELFNAIVLKMINEMRAEADAVSVEGAPFEQNAHARLMQMLKFRGTHQLYVKLIDEEKELRTPAVGEVLQAIEKEIVFYVKEKIEKGIAKGEVKPCDTELVAYMLFKAYLALVSDWDKTHDEELSEERIAALLNGTIFKSLLV; from the coding sequence ATGGACCGCAGGCAAGAAATTCTCGAGGGAGCCGCGAAATCATTTTCGCTGTTCGGCTATAAAGCAACAACGATGGACCAAGTTGCGAAAATTGCGAATGTCGGCAAAGGAACAATCTATACGTTCTTCTCCAATAAAGAAGAACTGTTCAATGCCATTGTATTGAAGATGATTAACGAAATGCGTGCGGAAGCAGATGCTGTTTCTGTTGAAGGTGCACCTTTTGAACAAAATGCCCATGCTAGACTGATGCAAATGCTCAAATTCCGTGGAACGCATCAATTGTATGTGAAGTTAATAGATGAAGAAAAAGAACTGCGTACACCTGCCGTAGGTGAAGTGCTACAGGCAATTGAAAAAGAAATCGTTTTTTATGTAAAAGAGAAGATCGAAAAGGGAATTGCCAAAGGTGAAGTAAAGCCTTGCGATACAGAACTTGTCGCATATATGTTATTTAAAGCATACCTCGCACTTGTCTCAGACTGGGATAAAACCCACGATGAAGAGCTATCGGAAGAGCGTATCGCTGCGTTATTAAATGGGACCATTTTTAAAAGTCTCTTAGTTTGA
- a CDS encoding RAxF-45 family protein has protein sequence MMLDTVYARGSLLEYLATSCAITHEIAVDGTSLSFSRQFQ, from the coding sequence ATGATGTTAGACACTGTGTATGCACGTGGAAGTCTATTGGAATATTTAGCCACTTCATGTGCGATTACTCATGAAATTGCAGTCGACGGGACGAGTCTGTCCTTTTCTAGACAATTTCAGTAA
- a CDS encoding ABC transporter permease — MAKHLYKNTGTLSRLIIRRDRIRLPIWLLSLAILTFSIALSFTDLYATEQDRQAIAETMKNPAMTAMVGKGYGLENYTSGAMMAHQMLLFTAVAVAIMSILLVVRHTRADEEDGRIEMIRSLPTGRLSNLHATILVICGVNVIMALIIGIGLSVLNIEGMGMEGSLLYGAALAATGIFFTALTAVFAQISESSRGTTGLSFTALGIAYFIRAIGDVGNEGLSWFSPFGWVLGAQVYVNNYWWPILLTIGAALILVIVALYLNAIRDLGSGFLSSKPGKKHASAFLQSPLGLTLRLQRTSLIAWAIGMYVLGASYGSVLGDLDSFFEDIDIMKDLIAPVEGLSLTEQFIPMLMSIMAMICTIPALMAMLKLIGEERKERTEHLLSRAVSRSRLMGSTFSVAIAVSFVMLSLTAIGLWSAGVVVIDGGISFGMIYGAAMVYLPAIWIMIGFAVLLIGIAPRVTSLTWVYLLYSFIVVYLGGLLKFPEWMGNLSPYGHIPQLPVEGMNFMMFFILTVFAGVLVIVGFIGYSKRDIEG; from the coding sequence ATGGCGAAGCATTTGTACAAAAACACTGGAACTTTATCTCGTTTAATCATAAGAAGAGATCGTATCCGACTTCCGATTTGGTTGCTATCTTTAGCGATTCTTACATTTTCTATCGCCCTCTCATTTACAGATCTTTACGCGACGGAGCAAGACAGACAGGCAATTGCTGAAACGATGAAGAACCCTGCCATGACTGCGATGGTCGGTAAAGGATATGGCTTAGAAAATTACACGTCAGGTGCTATGATGGCTCACCAAATGTTGCTCTTCACAGCTGTGGCAGTTGCAATTATGAGTATCTTACTTGTTGTACGTCATACAAGAGCGGATGAAGAGGACGGACGTATTGAAATGATCCGTTCGCTTCCTACTGGACGATTATCAAATTTACATGCAACCATTCTTGTTATATGCGGAGTGAATGTCATCATGGCGCTCATTATCGGTATTGGTTTGTCCGTTCTGAATATAGAAGGTATGGGTATGGAAGGTTCGCTCTTATATGGAGCGGCTTTAGCGGCAACAGGTATTTTTTTCACAGCGCTAACTGCAGTGTTTGCACAGATTTCGGAAAGTTCTCGAGGCACGACCGGATTATCCTTTACAGCGTTGGGTATTGCTTATTTCATCCGTGCAATAGGGGATGTAGGCAATGAGGGACTTTCTTGGTTTTCGCCGTTTGGTTGGGTATTGGGTGCGCAAGTATATGTGAATAATTACTGGTGGCCAATTTTACTGACGATTGGTGCCGCACTTATCTTGGTCATTGTCGCACTCTATCTGAATGCTATCCGTGATCTAGGATCGGGATTTTTATCCTCCAAACCTGGGAAAAAACATGCATCAGCCTTTTTACAAAGCCCGCTTGGGTTGACGTTAAGGCTTCAGCGTACATCGTTAATAGCCTGGGCAATTGGAATGTACGTGCTAGGCGCCTCTTATGGCTCGGTTTTAGGGGACTTGGATTCCTTCTTTGAAGATATCGACATAATGAAGGATCTTATAGCACCTGTTGAAGGGCTTTCATTAACAGAACAATTCATCCCAATGCTTATGTCCATTATGGCGATGATCTGCACAATTCCGGCTCTAATGGCCATGCTCAAGTTGATAGGGGAAGAGAGGAAGGAGCGTACGGAGCATTTACTAAGTCGGGCGGTATCCCGTTCGCGGCTGATGGGCAGCACGTTTAGCGTTGCCATTGCCGTCAGCTTTGTAATGTTGTCTCTTACAGCAATCGGTCTTTGGTCAGCAGGTGTAGTCGTTATAGACGGGGGTATCTCTTTTGGAATGATTTACGGGGCGGCAATGGTTTATCTCCCTGCGATATGGATTATGATTGGGTTTGCGGTACTTCTCATTGGGATTGCACCGAGAGTGACGAGTTTAACTTGGGTATACTTGCTCTATTCATTCATTGTTGTTTACTTAGGTGGGTTGCTTAAATTTCCGGAATGGATGGGTAATCTATCTCCATATGGTCATATTCCTCAACTTCCTGTTGAAGGTATGAATTTTATGATGTTCTTCATACTGACAGTTTTTGCGGGTGTGTTAGTGATTGTCGGCTTTATCGGGTATTCGAAACGGGATATTGAAGGCTGA
- a CDS encoding ABC transporter ATP-binding protein, giving the protein MTVLKTTNLTKKFGGFTALDGIDLELNKGEVFGFIGPNGAGKSTTIRVLLGILKATEGTVEIFGKDAWEDAVEIHKRIAYVPGDVNLWPNLTGGEVIDLFVKLRGANHESRREELIRKFDLDPTKKCRTYSKGNRQKVALIAAFSSEADLYILDEPTSGLDPLMEQVFQQCVMDVKRAGKSVLLSSHILSEVEKLCDRVGIIRQGKIIETGTLRELRHLTRTNLLVETKQPITLLQEITGVYDIKEKNQALSFQVETEALDTVMKHISQFGIVKLESAPPTLEDLFMGYYEGNSEGTEETGVGGAS; this is encoded by the coding sequence ATGACTGTATTAAAAACGACCAATTTAACGAAAAAGTTCGGTGGTTTTACAGCTTTAGATGGAATAGACCTTGAATTGAACAAAGGAGAAGTTTTTGGTTTCATCGGTCCGAATGGTGCTGGAAAGTCTACCACTATCCGCGTATTACTCGGAATTTTAAAGGCAACAGAGGGAACTGTTGAGATTTTTGGTAAGGATGCGTGGGAAGACGCAGTTGAAATACATAAGCGTATTGCTTATGTGCCAGGAGATGTGAATCTGTGGCCAAATTTAACCGGTGGTGAGGTAATTGATTTATTCGTGAAATTGCGAGGGGCAAATCATGAAAGTCGGCGTGAGGAACTCATTCGCAAATTCGATTTAGATCCAACTAAAAAATGTAGAACGTATTCAAAAGGAAACCGGCAAAAGGTGGCATTGATTGCTGCCTTCTCGTCAGAAGCAGATCTTTATATATTGGATGAACCGACGTCAGGCCTTGATCCGTTAATGGAACAAGTTTTCCAACAGTGTGTGATGGATGTGAAAAGAGCAGGGAAGAGTGTCCTGCTTTCCAGTCATATTTTATCTGAAGTAGAAAAGTTGTGTGACAGGGTTGGTATTATTAGGCAAGGGAAGATTATCGAAACAGGAACTTTACGTGAATTACGACATTTAACACGTACAAATCTTTTGGTAGAGACAAAACAACCGATTACGTTGTTACAAGAAATAACAGGTGTCTATGATATTAAAGAGAAAAATCAAGCACTGTCATTCCAAGTAGAAACTGAAGCATTGGACACTGTTATGAAACATATTAGTCAATTCGGTATTGTGAAATTGGAAAGTGCACCACCAACTTTAGAGGATTTATTTATGGGGTACTATGAAGGAAACTCTGAGGGAACTGAAGAAACGGGAGTGGGAGGTGCGTCTTAA
- a CDS encoding TetR/AcrR family transcriptional regulator yields MDGFQRRREQKENAILQAALTLFMDAGVQKVSIAEIAAKANVSQVTIYKYFESKENLTQLVLKFYVDQIWEEQKKQLNSDLPFLDKIKQITFSKSDYANQFNSQFFQYFMNDYSTGKSYVEEIYTREAIPRMIALFDEGKEQGFIDQNMSNEAILVYMQMFKDYLQQKDVSLTVLPMTEDLITLFFYGIVGKKEE; encoded by the coding sequence GTGGATGGATTTCAACGACGTAGAGAACAAAAAGAAAATGCGATTCTACAAGCCGCATTGACATTATTTATGGATGCTGGTGTCCAAAAAGTTTCGATTGCTGAAATCGCTGCGAAAGCGAATGTATCTCAGGTTACGATTTATAAATACTTTGAAAGTAAAGAAAATTTAACCCAGCTCGTTCTCAAATTCTATGTAGACCAAATATGGGAAGAACAAAAAAAGCAATTAAATAGTGATCTTCCTTTTTTGGATAAAATAAAGCAAATTACTTTCAGCAAAAGTGACTATGCAAATCAATTTAACAGCCAATTTTTCCAATACTTTATGAATGATTATTCAACCGGAAAAAGTTATGTTGAAGAAATATATACAAGAGAAGCAATTCCTCGCATGATTGCTTTGTTTGACGAGGGAAAAGAGCAAGGGTTTATTGATCAAAACATGTCGAATGAAGCAATTTTAGTTTATATGCAAATGTTTAAAGACTATTTACAGCAAAAAGATGTCTCCTTAACTGTACTCCCGATGACTGAAGATCTTATAACGCTTTTCTTTTATGGGATAGTCGGAAAAAAAGAGGAGTAA
- a CDS encoding ABC transporter ATP-binding protein, whose translation MDKKKVGLKPFFSLILSTGIPKLALAVGLTAGVLTTLAGLVVPLLTKNLVDGFSVASLSVPIMIAIGVAFIVQAVIDGVSIYLLSYVGQKVVARLRERMWTKLLRLPVSHFDKESSGETVSRVVNDTGIVKELITQHFPQFITGIISIIGAVTILLIMDWKMTLIMLISVPITVGIMIPLGTKMAKISRGLQDETAIFTGNIQQTLGEIRLMKASNAEQNEEASGKAGIGKLLGFGLKEARITALIAPFMYLVVMVVIVMIIGYGGMRVANGTMSTGALVAFLLYLFQIIFPITSFAMFFTQLQKAKGATERIIDILELPLEEGQDGLVMDITNKPIQVVDVSFAYEDDEPVIGNVSFEAQPGEMIAFAGPSGGGKTTMFGLLERFYEPTSGEIQIGGVPIKELSMASWRSQIGYVSQESAMMAGTIRENLCYGLENGASISDQRLWEVAEMAYADEFVKTFSKGLDTEVGERGVKLSGGQRQRIAIARAFLRDPKILMMDEATASLDSQSEGVVQDALTRLMEGRTTFVIAHRLSTIVDADKIIFIENGQVTGSGTHKELIQSHALYREFAEQQLA comes from the coding sequence ATGGACAAGAAAAAAGTCGGCTTGAAGCCGTTTTTCTCTCTGATTTTATCAACAGGAATCCCGAAGCTAGCTTTGGCTGTAGGCTTGACGGCAGGTGTGTTGACAACACTTGCAGGTTTGGTTGTTCCTTTACTAACGAAAAACTTAGTGGATGGCTTTTCAGTTGCCTCGTTAAGCGTCCCGATAATGATTGCTATCGGGGTAGCATTTATTGTTCAAGCAGTAATTGATGGGGTATCCATTTATTTGCTAAGTTATGTAGGACAAAAAGTAGTTGCGAGATTACGTGAAAGAATGTGGACAAAACTGCTTCGTTTGCCTGTCAGTCATTTTGACAAGGAATCTAGCGGTGAAACGGTGAGCCGTGTCGTCAATGATACGGGAATCGTGAAAGAATTGATTACGCAACATTTCCCGCAATTCATTACGGGTATCATTTCGATTATAGGTGCGGTGACGATCCTGCTTATTATGGATTGGAAAATGACACTTATCATGTTGATTTCGGTTCCAATTACAGTGGGAATTATGATTCCATTAGGCACCAAAATGGCGAAAATTTCTCGTGGATTACAAGATGAAACAGCTATATTCACAGGCAATATTCAACAGACACTCGGCGAAATTCGCTTGATGAAAGCTTCTAATGCTGAACAGAACGAAGAGGCGAGTGGAAAAGCTGGAATCGGGAAATTACTCGGTTTTGGCTTGAAAGAAGCTCGAATCACTGCTCTGATTGCTCCCTTTATGTATCTAGTTGTTATGGTGGTCATTGTCATGATTATTGGGTACGGCGGTATGCGTGTTGCAAACGGTACAATGTCGACAGGTGCACTTGTTGCATTCCTATTGTATCTGTTCCAAATTATTTTTCCGATTACATCATTTGCGATGTTCTTCACGCAATTGCAGAAAGCGAAAGGCGCAACAGAGCGTATTATCGACATTTTGGAATTGCCATTGGAAGAAGGACAAGATGGCCTGGTGATGGATATTACGAACAAACCAATTCAAGTTGTAGACGTATCGTTTGCCTATGAAGACGACGAGCCGGTGATTGGAAATGTGTCCTTTGAGGCCCAGCCTGGTGAAATGATTGCGTTCGCCGGACCGAGTGGTGGAGGGAAAACGACGATGTTCGGATTACTTGAGCGTTTTTACGAACCGACATCCGGTGAAATTCAAATTGGCGGTGTGCCGATAAAAGAGTTGTCGATGGCGTCGTGGCGTAGTCAAATCGGTTACGTTTCACAAGAGAGTGCCATGATGGCGGGGACAATTCGTGAAAACTTATGTTACGGTTTAGAAAATGGGGCCAGCATTTCGGATCAAAGGCTTTGGGAAGTCGCTGAAATGGCGTATGCCGACGAATTTGTTAAAACATTTTCGAAAGGATTGGATACAGAAGTCGGCGAACGAGGTGTGAAACTTTCTGGAGGGCAAAGGCAACGTATCGCCATCGCTCGTGCTTTTTTACGGGATCCAAAGATCTTGATGATGGACGAAGCAACTGCGAGCCTGGATAGCCAATCGGAAGGCGTCGTTCAAGATGCACTGACGCGATTGATGGAAGGGCGTACAACATTCGTCATTGCCCACAGGTTATCAACTATTGTCGATGCAGATAAAATCATTTTCATCGAAAATGGGCAAGTGACGGGCAGTGGAACTCATAAAGAATTGATACAATCACATGCGTTGTATCGTGAATTTGCTGAACAACAATTGGCGTAA
- a CDS encoding aminotransferase class I/II-fold pyridoxal phosphate-dependent enzyme, producing the protein MKIEPSLKMSIFAPAIFGDLKVAAEAKKATGAEVFDLSLGSPDLPPDEKVRRVLSEQSALANTYGYTLGGTKRFNEAVANYYERRSGVMLNPETEIIQTMGSQEGLVHLPLAFCNEGDFVLTTNPAYVAYEAGIKLAGAVPYEMPLRAENGFLPNLDEIPEDIAQKAKLLILNLPGNPVPAMPNCAFFEKVVAFAKKYNIIVLHDAAYSEYYFTGDSPISFLSTPGAMEVGMEINSLSKSFSLAGARIAYIVGNAEIVHILRQLKSNLDYGTFGPIQEAAVMALDNAEEITDRLRAEFSARHRVLMKGMEEIGWSATPSNGGMFVWAKYPFEMDDKEFVFKVIDQCGVVMVPGSIFGSEGAGYVRLALVQKVDVLQKAVDRLRNLSI; encoded by the coding sequence TTGAAGATTGAACCTTCGTTAAAAATGTCCATTTTTGCACCTGCCATTTTCGGCGATTTAAAAGTAGCAGCCGAAGCGAAAAAAGCAACGGGCGCTGAAGTCTTTGATTTAAGTCTTGGGAGTCCGGATCTTCCTCCTGACGAAAAAGTGAGACGTGTGTTATCAGAACAAAGCGCTCTGGCGAATACATATGGCTATACACTTGGCGGCACAAAACGGTTTAACGAAGCCGTCGCGAATTATTATGAACGACGTTCCGGTGTTATGCTCAATCCTGAAACGGAAATCATTCAAACAATGGGTTCTCAAGAAGGACTTGTCCATCTGCCACTCGCTTTTTGCAATGAAGGGGACTTTGTGTTGACAACGAATCCTGCTTACGTAGCTTATGAGGCTGGCATTAAGCTTGCTGGCGCTGTTCCATATGAGATGCCGTTACGTGCAGAAAACGGGTTTCTACCTAATTTGGATGAAATTCCTGAAGACATTGCACAAAAAGCTAAATTGCTGATTTTGAATCTACCAGGAAACCCTGTTCCTGCTATGCCGAATTGTGCATTTTTCGAGAAAGTAGTAGCTTTCGCCAAGAAATACAATATTATTGTGCTTCATGACGCTGCTTATTCTGAATACTATTTTACAGGTGATTCTCCAATTAGTTTTCTATCGACTCCCGGTGCAATGGAGGTCGGAATGGAGATTAATTCATTATCTAAAAGCTTTAGCCTTGCCGGTGCACGTATCGCCTATATCGTAGGTAATGCTGAGATAGTACATATTTTAAGACAACTCAAATCAAATTTGGATTATGGAACGTTCGGTCCGATTCAGGAAGCGGCTGTTATGGCGCTCGATAATGCGGAAGAGATTACGGATCGCCTGCGGGCAGAATTTTCTGCGCGCCATAGGGTATTAATGAAAGGCATGGAGGAGATTGGTTGGTCTGCTACTCCTTCAAACGGCGGGATGTTTGTATGGGCAAAATATCCGTTTGAGATGGATGATAAGGAATTTGTATTTAAAGTAATCGACCAATGTGGTGTTGTCATGGTTCCGGGCAGTATCTTCGGTTCTGAAGGCGCTGGATACGTTCGGTTGGCGCTTGTTCAGAAAGTAGATGTGCTGCAGAAAGCGGTTGATCGATTACGGAATTTAAGTATTTAA